Proteins encoded together in one Pseudomonas arsenicoxydans window:
- the copI gene encoding copper-resistant cuproprotein CopI, with the protein MFLRKPLLLAACLLVLSSPVWASPASTYDFGQPAPASKATRSVEVVMGDMSFTPKAIDIKAGETVRFVLVNKGQLLHEFNLGDAAMHARHQQEMLKMQQSGMLTPTGMKEMDHGSMAGMDHGMMKHDDPNSVLVEPGKTAELTWTFTKATNLEFACNIPGHYQAGMVGKLTVSQ; encoded by the coding sequence ATGTTTTTGCGCAAACCGCTGCTGCTGGCCGCCTGTTTGCTGGTGCTGAGCTCGCCGGTATGGGCCTCGCCTGCGTCGACCTACGATTTCGGTCAACCGGCCCCTGCGTCCAAGGCGACCCGCAGTGTCGAGGTGGTGATGGGCGACATGTCTTTCACCCCCAAGGCCATCGATATCAAGGCCGGTGAGACGGTGCGTTTTGTTCTGGTGAACAAAGGCCAGCTGTTGCATGAATTCAACCTCGGCGATGCGGCGATGCATGCCAGGCACCAGCAGGAAATGCTGAAGATGCAGCAGAGTGGCATGCTCACGCCGACCGGCATGAAGGAAATGGACCACGGCTCGATGGCTGGCATGGACCATGGAATGATGAAACACGACGATCCCAATAGCGTCCTCGTCGAACCGGGCAAAACAGCTGAACTGACCTGGACCTTTACTAAGGCCACCAACCTGGAGTTTGCCTGCAATATTCCAGGCCACTATCAGGCCGGTATGGTCGGTAAGTTGACTGTCAGTCAGTAA
- a CDS encoding PilZ domain-containing protein, whose amino-acid sequence MPQTDRDYSEKRDFIRMRVDADVSLIHEGDEVQAVCIDLSSSGMQVEAPRLFKVGDRLSVRIDSDHAALKGLEADTEVVWVKEQDGGSQKLGLTILKMK is encoded by the coding sequence ATGCCTCAAACCGATCGGGACTACAGCGAAAAGCGCGATTTCATCCGCATGCGGGTCGATGCCGATGTGTCGCTGATTCATGAAGGCGATGAGGTGCAAGCCGTCTGCATCGACCTTTCCAGCAGCGGCATGCAGGTCGAGGCGCCGCGTTTGTTCAAGGTCGGAGACCGGCTCAGCGTGCGGATCGATTCCGATCATGCAGCACTCAAAGGGCTTGAGGCTGACACTGAGGTGGTGTGGGTGAAGGAACAGGACGGTGGCAGTCAGAAACTCGGGCTTACAATCTTGAAGATGAAATAA
- a CDS encoding phosphatase encodes MPHAETLPLAAPSLTAVLFGLSGCLVDFGARTRHGNPAPEHAEATPGALDSLRSLQRQQIPCAWLDELPPTLTHSLAAALPSWIKSSQHLATNNPWPAPNACWQALMALNVGQLDGCVLVSGEPRLLQSGLNAGLWTIGLASCGSLCGLAPNEWLALSPKEREHLRGQATVQLFGLGVHSVIDHLGELDTCLADISLRRLKGEKP; translated from the coding sequence ATGCCGCACGCCGAAACCTTGCCCCTCGCTGCACCCAGCCTGACCGCCGTGTTGTTCGGTCTCAGTGGTTGCCTGGTGGATTTCGGTGCCCGGACACGCCACGGCAACCCCGCCCCCGAACATGCCGAGGCCACGCCCGGCGCGCTGGACAGCCTGCGCAGCTTGCAGCGTCAGCAGATTCCGTGTGCCTGGCTCGACGAATTGCCCCCCACCCTCACCCACTCGCTGGCCGCTGCCCTGCCTTCGTGGATCAAATCTTCACAACACCTTGCAACGAACAATCCCTGGCCGGCGCCGAACGCTTGTTGGCAAGCCCTGATGGCGTTGAACGTCGGGCAACTGGATGGCTGCGTGCTGGTCAGTGGCGAGCCTCGCTTGTTGCAGTCAGGCCTGAATGCCGGGCTGTGGACCATCGGCCTGGCCTCCTGCGGCTCGCTCTGCGGATTGGCACCCAATGAGTGGCTCGCCTTGAGCCCGAAGGAGCGCGAACACTTGCGCGGCCAGGCAACGGTGCAGCTGTTCGGCCTCGGTGTGCACTCGGTCATCGATCACCTGGGGGAACTCGACACCTGCCTGGCCGATATCAGCCTGCGTCGGCTAAAGGGCGAAAAGCCCTGA
- a CDS encoding heavy metal response regulator transcription factor, which yields MKLLIVEDQPKTGHYLRQGLTEAGFNTELVADGNTGQQLALSGDYALLILDVMLPGRDGWQILQAVRGAGLDTPVLFLTARDAVEDRVHGLELGADDYLVKPFAFSELLARVRSLLRRGSASPQETSLQLADLRLDLVRRRVERSGQRIDLTAKEFALLEMLLRRQGEVLPKSLIASQVWDMNFDSDTNVIEVAIRRLRLKIDDEFPNKLIHTVRGMGYVLEERPA from the coding sequence ATGAAACTGCTGATTGTCGAAGACCAACCGAAAACCGGCCACTACCTGCGCCAAGGCCTGACCGAGGCCGGCTTCAACACGGAACTGGTGGCCGACGGCAACACCGGACAGCAACTGGCGTTGAGCGGCGATTACGCGCTGTTGATTCTCGACGTGATGCTGCCCGGGCGCGATGGCTGGCAGATTCTGCAAGCCGTGCGCGGCGCCGGTCTCGATACGCCGGTACTGTTTCTGACCGCGCGAGATGCGGTGGAGGACAGAGTCCACGGCCTCGAACTGGGGGCCGACGACTATCTGGTCAAGCCTTTCGCCTTCTCCGAGTTGCTGGCCCGGGTCCGCAGCCTGTTGCGCCGTGGCAGCGCCTCGCCCCAGGAAACCAGCCTGCAACTGGCCGACTTGCGCCTGGACCTGGTCCGGCGCCGGGTAGAGCGTAGCGGTCAGCGCATCGACTTGACCGCCAAGGAGTTCGCCCTGCTGGAAATGCTCCTGCGGCGCCAGGGCGAGGTACTGCCCAAATCGCTGATCGCCTCTCAGGTCTGGGACATGAATTTCGACAGCGACACCAATGTCATCGAAGTCGCGATCCGTCGTTTGCGCCTGAAGATCGACGATGAATTCCCCAACAAGCTGATTCACACCGTGCGCGGCATGGGTTACGTCCTTGAAGAGCGCCCTGCCTGA
- the queF gene encoding NADPH-dependent 7-cyano-7-deazaguanine reductase QueF (Catalyzes the NADPH-dependent reduction of 7-cyano-7-deazaguanine (preQ0) to 7-aminomethyl-7-deazaguanine (preQ1) in queuosine biosynthesis), whose translation MHPAAEHSPLGKSSEYIATYTPSLLFPIPRTAKWAELGLTAETLPYKGVDFWNCFELSWLLPSGKPVVAIGEFSIPADSPNIIESKSFKLYLNSLNQTPFADTATLETTLVKDLSAAAGKPVGVRIRSLKEVEAEGVVALPGVCIDDLEISVSNYEHPRPELLRCDQSRIVEESVHSHLLKSNCPVTSQPDWGSVAVEYRGAALDHASLLEYIVSFRQHSDFHEQCVERIFLDLQRLLKPEKLTVYARYVRRGGLDINPYRSTEDVQLPNHRLVRQ comes from the coding sequence ATGCATCCCGCAGCCGAACACTCGCCGCTGGGCAAATCCAGCGAATACATCGCCACTTACACGCCGTCTTTGCTGTTCCCGATCCCGCGCACCGCGAAATGGGCGGAGCTGGGCCTGACCGCTGAAACCCTGCCATATAAGGGCGTGGACTTCTGGAACTGCTTTGAGCTGTCATGGCTGCTGCCGTCCGGCAAACCCGTGGTGGCGATTGGTGAGTTCAGCATTCCGGCAGATTCGCCGAACATCATCGAATCGAAGTCGTTCAAGCTGTACCTGAACTCCTTGAACCAGACGCCGTTCGCCGATACCGCCACCCTTGAAACAACCCTGGTGAAAGACCTGTCGGCGGCTGCCGGCAAACCGGTCGGCGTGCGCATCCGCAGCCTCAAGGAGGTTGAAGCCGAAGGTGTCGTGGCGTTGCCGGGCGTATGCATCGACGACCTGGAGATCAGCGTCAGCAATTACGAGCATCCGCGCCCTGAGCTGCTGCGCTGCGATCAATCGCGCATTGTGGAAGAGAGCGTGCACAGTCACCTGCTCAAATCCAATTGCCCGGTGACCAGCCAGCCGGACTGGGGCAGCGTAGCGGTGGAGTACCGTGGCGCGGCGCTGGATCACGCTAGTCTGCTGGAATACATCGTGAGCTTCCGCCAGCACTCGGACTTCCATGAGCAGTGCGTGGAGCGGATTTTCCTCGACCTGCAGCGCTTGCTGAAACCCGAGAAACTGACTGTATATGCGCGGTATGTGCGCCGCGGTGGGTTGGACATCAACCCGTATCGCAGTACCGAAGACGTGCAACTGCCGAACCATCGCCTGGTCCGCCAGTAA
- a CDS encoding DUF4404 family protein yields the protein MPARELQEQLNTLREQLEQNPPLSEAERADLHALMQQIELELELETKTKDSNLADGVNLAVERFELEHPVIAGTLRSIAQTLGNIGI from the coding sequence ATGCCTGCCCGCGAACTGCAAGAACAGCTCAATACTCTGCGCGAGCAACTGGAACAGAATCCACCGCTGTCCGAAGCCGAGCGCGCCGACCTGCACGCGCTGATGCAACAGATCGAACTCGAACTTGAGCTCGAAACCAAAACCAAGGATTCCAACCTCGCCGACGGTGTAAACCTGGCCGTCGAACGCTTCGAACTCGAACACCCCGTTATTGCCGGCACCTTGCGCAGCATCGCGCAGACCCTGGGTAATATCGGAATCTGA
- a CDS encoding heavy metal sensor histidine kinase, with amino-acid sequence MRRLSLSSRLALLFAACTAVVSLFAGVLFSRASEAHFVELDQQLLDGKLIGLRRALHDIQSSESEIRLADELSRQADLSLRITGSDGKRWYDSSTGLPEDLPHQPGLSTVSDEGTDYRVLNAPLYLDKPDSPQLTLLLDITHHQHFLQRMQHLIWLTVGLSALATALLGAWAARSGLRPLRRMSAIASGVSAQSLNARLPEENMPSELTELAHSFNAMLGRLDDSFQRLSAFSADIAHELRTPLSNLLTHTQVTLTRPRALEDYREALHSNLEELQWMAQLVNDMLYLAKADHGLLTPNREPLELAEEVDVLLEYFAPLAEDARVALSREGSAHMEGDRNMLRRALSNLLDNALRFTPADGEIRVRIADQLNGLSLTIENSGDGIDEALLPRLFDRFYRADPARQEGSSEHAGLGLAITQSIIRAHGGQIHCESEEGWTRFVIELPKGD; translated from the coding sequence ATGCGCCGGCTTTCTTTAAGCAGTCGCCTCGCGCTGTTGTTTGCCGCGTGCACCGCCGTGGTTTCACTGTTCGCCGGGGTGTTGTTCAGTCGAGCCAGCGAGGCGCACTTCGTTGAACTGGACCAGCAGTTGCTGGACGGCAAACTGATTGGTCTGCGCCGGGCACTTCACGACATTCAATCGAGCGAAAGCGAAATCAGGCTGGCCGATGAACTGAGTCGACAAGCTGATCTGTCGCTGCGGATCACCGGCAGCGACGGCAAGCGCTGGTATGACAGCTCGACAGGTTTGCCCGAGGATTTGCCGCATCAGCCGGGCCTGTCGACGGTCAGCGACGAAGGCACGGACTATCGCGTATTGAATGCTCCGCTGTATCTCGACAAGCCCGACTCGCCCCAACTGACCCTGCTGCTGGACATCACCCATCACCAGCATTTTTTACAACGCATGCAGCACCTGATCTGGCTGACCGTCGGGTTGTCAGCGCTGGCCACGGCGCTGCTGGGTGCATGGGCGGCGCGTAGCGGGTTGCGGCCGTTGCGCAGGATGAGTGCGATTGCCAGCGGGGTTTCGGCGCAATCGCTGAATGCCCGACTGCCCGAAGAGAATATGCCGTCAGAACTCACGGAATTGGCCCACAGTTTTAACGCCATGCTCGGACGCCTGGACGATTCCTTCCAACGCCTGTCGGCGTTTTCCGCCGACATCGCTCATGAACTGCGCACCCCGCTGTCGAACTTGTTGACCCACACCCAAGTCACCCTCACCCGCCCGCGCGCCCTCGAGGATTACCGCGAAGCGCTGCACAGCAACCTCGAAGAGCTGCAATGGATGGCGCAATTGGTCAACGACATGCTGTACCTGGCCAAGGCTGACCATGGATTGCTGACGCCCAATCGAGAGCCATTGGAGCTGGCAGAGGAAGTGGATGTGTTGCTGGAGTACTTTGCGCCGCTGGCCGAAGACGCTCGTGTGGCGCTGAGCCGCGAAGGAAGCGCGCACATGGAAGGCGACCGAAACATGTTGCGTCGAGCGCTTTCCAATCTGTTGGATAACGCATTGCGCTTTACCCCCGCCGATGGCGAGATTCGGGTGCGGATTGCCGATCAGCTCAACGGCTTGAGCCTGACGATTGAAAACAGCGGGGATGGGATAGATGAGGCGTTGCTGCCGCGCTTGTTCGATCGCTTCTACCGCGCTGATCCGGCGCGCCAGGAAGGCAGTAGCGAACATGCGGGATTGGGGCTGGCGATCACCCAGTCAATCATCCGTGCCCATGGTGGGCAGATTCATTGTGAGTCGGAGGAGGGATGGACGCGGTTTGTGATTGAGTTGCCGAAGGGGGATTGA
- a CDS encoding MlaA family lipoprotein: MRWSNHLAQFCVCASVVLVPFVAQAATEEDPWESVNRPIYQFNDFVDTYALKPIAQGYEFVTPQFLEDGIHNMFRNVGDVTNLANNILQAKPAAAGVDTARLIFNTTFGLLGFFDVGTKMGLNRSDEDFGQTLGYWGVGSGPYVMLPLLGPSTLRDAPSKVVDNYTGPYPYINDVPVRNSVFGLNIVDTRASLLSSEKLITGDKYTFIRNAYLQNREFKVKDGKVVDDF; this comes from the coding sequence ATGCGCTGGAGCAATCATCTAGCTCAGTTTTGTGTGTGTGCCAGTGTAGTACTGGTTCCGTTTGTAGCCCAGGCTGCTACGGAAGAAGACCCTTGGGAAAGCGTCAACCGTCCGATCTACCAGTTCAATGACTTCGTCGATACTTATGCACTCAAGCCCATCGCGCAGGGCTATGAGTTCGTGACGCCGCAGTTTCTGGAAGACGGCATCCACAACATGTTCCGCAACGTGGGTGATGTCACCAACCTTGCCAACAACATCTTGCAGGCCAAACCAGCCGCCGCGGGCGTCGACACGGCTCGCCTGATCTTCAACACCACCTTCGGCCTGCTGGGCTTCTTCGATGTAGGCACCAAAATGGGCCTGAATCGCAGCGACGAAGACTTCGGCCAGACCCTCGGGTATTGGGGCGTGGGCAGCGGTCCGTACGTGATGCTGCCGCTGTTGGGCCCAAGCACGTTGCGTGATGCGCCATCCAAGGTCGTCGACAACTACACCGGCCCATACCCGTACATCAACGATGTGCCTGTACGTAACTCGGTCTTCGGCCTGAACATTGTCGACACCCGCGCCAGTCTGCTGTCGAGCGAGAAGTTGATCACCGGCGACAAATACACCTTCATTCGCAATGCGTATTTGCAGAACCGCGAATTCAAAGTCAAAGACGGCAAGGTCGTCGACGATTTTTGA